One genomic window of Roseobacter ponti includes the following:
- a CDS encoding anti-sigma factor produces the protein MTDDVLVLGDGEGPDDDSLAAEFALGLTPADELGPLRERLRTDAKFAAAVAAWQQRLASLADDIKPVKPPRRARNRLHRRLFGAERRPLLQKLWVWQGISFLALGLAAWISFSDLTPDQVPTAPVYATQISNADEGLTVLAVYDPSRQALVLNRTEGSARAGRVLELWAIAPDAAPVSLGVLPDAPNARVILPEDLAEIAGALTLAISDEPEGGSTTGAPTGDVLGAGAVSEL, from the coding sequence ATGACCGATGATGTGCTTGTCCTGGGCGATGGCGAAGGCCCTGATGATGACAGCCTGGCGGCGGAGTTCGCCCTCGGGCTGACACCGGCAGATGAGCTGGGCCCGCTGCGCGAGCGGCTCAGGACGGATGCGAAATTTGCCGCAGCTGTGGCCGCGTGGCAGCAACGGCTTGCGTCACTTGCCGACGATATCAAACCGGTAAAGCCGCCGCGCCGCGCGCGGAACCGGCTGCACCGCAGGCTTTTCGGCGCCGAACGCCGGCCGTTGCTGCAAAAACTCTGGGTCTGGCAGGGCATCAGCTTTCTAGCGCTTGGTCTGGCGGCCTGGATCAGCTTCAGCGATCTTACGCCTGATCAGGTCCCGACCGCTCCTGTCTATGCGACGCAGATTTCCAATGCAGATGAGGGCCTGACGGTGCTTGCGGTTTATGACCCGTCGCGTCAGGCGCTTGTCCTTAACCGGACCGAGGGCAGTGCGCGCGCCGGTCGGGTGCTGGAGCTCTGGGCGATTGCACCGGATGCGGCCCCTGTTTCTCTGGGCGTACTGCCCGATGCGCCGAACGCACGGGTGATCCTGCCGGAAGATCTGGCAGAGATTGCAGGCGCGCTGACCCTCGCGATTTCAGATGAACCCGAGGGTGGCTCGACGACAGGTGCGCCGACCGGTGATGTGCTCGGCGCAGGCGCTGTCTCCGAGCTCTAA
- a CDS encoding YcjX family protein, translating into MVISVIADTVLRQIETVQDTVSETLFEPVIRIGVTGLARAGKTVFITSLVANLLDRGRMPHLLAAADGRIDAAFLQPQPDDTVPRFDFESHLADLTAREPRWPDSTRTVSELRLSLRVRRGGLLAGLQGPRTVHIDIVDYPGEWLLDLALLEKSYGAWSAEMLARIEGRGEAAAYRDLVAQTDPAAPLEETRAQALASEFTAYLTAARAAGYSDCTPGRFLLPGDLAGSPVLTFAPLPGDGSGPRGSLLREMARRYEAYRKSVVRPFFREHFAKIDRQVVLVDVLGAIHKGPQAVEDMRGAMADILSAFRPGQNAFLTQLFQGRRVGKILFAATKADHLHHNQHAKLTAITEALVRGASDRAKFAGATTAAMSIASLRATTEETITHDGKTLDVVRGRLLETGKQAAFHPGALPDDPGHLLTPARAGAEKWLDQDYRVMNFAPQPLTLRPGEGPPHIRLDHAAQFLLGDRL; encoded by the coding sequence TTGGTTATCTCTGTGATTGCGGACACGGTGCTGCGCCAGATCGAAACGGTGCAGGATACGGTCAGCGAAACGCTTTTTGAGCCGGTGATACGCATAGGCGTCACCGGGCTCGCGCGGGCGGGCAAGACGGTTTTTATCACCTCGCTGGTGGCCAATCTGCTGGACCGGGGGCGGATGCCGCATCTGCTGGCCGCAGCCGACGGGCGCATTGATGCCGCCTTCCTGCAGCCACAGCCCGATGACACGGTGCCACGCTTTGATTTCGAGAGCCATCTGGCGGATCTGACCGCGCGTGAGCCGCGCTGGCCTGACAGCACCCGCACAGTCTCTGAATTACGGCTGTCCCTGCGGGTGCGCCGCGGCGGGCTGCTGGCGGGGCTGCAGGGGCCGCGCACGGTGCATATTGATATTGTGGATTACCCGGGCGAATGGCTGCTGGATCTGGCGCTGCTGGAAAAATCCTATGGCGCGTGGTCGGCGGAGATGCTGGCGCGCATTGAAGGGCGCGGGGAGGCCGCGGCCTACCGCGATCTGGTGGCGCAGACGGATCCCGCGGCCCCTCTGGAGGAGACCCGGGCGCAGGCGCTGGCATCAGAGTTTACCGCTTATCTCACCGCGGCCCGGGCGGCGGGCTATTCCGACTGCACCCCGGGGCGTTTTCTGCTGCCCGGTGATCTGGCGGGCTCGCCGGTGCTGACCTTTGCGCCGCTTCCCGGGGATGGCAGTGGCCCGCGCGGCTCGCTGCTGCGTGAGATGGCGCGGCGCTACGAAGCTTATCGCAAATCAGTTGTCCGGCCGTTTTTCCGTGAGCATTTTGCAAAGATCGACCGCCAGGTGGTGCTTGTCGATGTGCTGGGCGCGATCCACAAAGGGCCACAGGCGGTGGAGGATATGCGCGGGGCGATGGCCGACATCCTGAGCGCCTTCCGTCCGGGGCAGAACGCCTTTCTGACGCAGCTTTTTCAGGGGCGCAGGGTTGGCAAAATCCTCTTTGCCGCGACCAAGGCCGATCATCTGCACCACAACCAGCATGCAAAACTCACAGCGATCACAGAGGCGCTGGTGCGCGGGGCCTCGGACCGGGCGAAGTTTGCCGGAGCAACCACCGCCGCGATGTCGATTGCCTCGCTGCGTGCGACGACCGAGGAGACGATCACGCATGACGGCAAGACGCTTGATGTGGTGCGCGGCAGGCTGCTGGAGACCGGTAAACAGGCGGCTTTTCATCCTGGCGCGCTGCCTGATGATCCCGGCCATCTGCTGACACCAGCGCGCGCGGGCGCGGAAAAGTGGCTGGATCAGGATTACCGTGTGATGAATTTCGCACCACAGCCGCTTACTTTGCGCCCCGGCGAGGGTCCGCCGCACATCCGGCTTGATCACGCAGCCCAATTCCTTTTAGGAGACAGGCTATGA
- a CDS encoding sigma-70 family RNA polymerase sigma factor, whose protein sequence is MFGAKDRKKVEKLIGKVALRDRAAFDGLYEATSAKLFGVCLRVLNDKAAAEDAMQDTYVKIWNNADRYQANGLSPMTWLITIARNTSIDRLRAKKSGSTDFESVESTLVAPGLTPEQSAVASSEARKLQKCLDGLEKDRAAAVRGAYLDGKSYAELASRFDVPLNTMRTWLRRGLMSLRECMSS, encoded by the coding sequence GTGTTCGGAGCGAAAGACCGCAAAAAGGTCGAAAAGCTGATCGGTAAGGTTGCTTTGCGGGATCGCGCGGCCTTTGACGGGCTCTACGAGGCCACTTCGGCGAAACTATTCGGCGTCTGCCTGCGTGTGTTGAATGACAAAGCCGCCGCGGAAGATGCCATGCAGGACACCTATGTTAAAATCTGGAACAACGCGGACCGCTACCAGGCGAACGGTCTGAGCCCGATGACATGGCTGATTACAATTGCGCGCAACACGTCGATTGACCGGCTGCGTGCAAAGAAAAGCGGCAGTACCGATTTCGAGAGTGTGGAAAGCACGCTGGTGGCACCCGGGCTGACGCCCGAGCAATCCGCTGTGGCGTCGTCTGAGGCACGCAAACTGCAGAAATGCCTCGACGGTCTGGAGAAAGACCGCGCAGCGGCGGTGCGCGGCGCGTATCTGGATGGCAAAAGTTATGCTGAGCTTGCCAGCCGCTTTGACGTGCCCCTGAACACCATGCGCACCTGGCTGCGCCGTGGACTGATGTCGCTGAGGGAGTGTATGTCGTCATGA
- a CDS encoding FAD-dependent oxidoreductase, whose translation MESFAADLATMVRTPLEEDHVRLMRRAGKVVPFKAGEMVQEPGQATDLFHYVLSGEIEALDPRTMERMGNATLGPSQFFGDLQFLSGGVSLAGARAVTDSEVLCVPRAAMLQLMSDVPEISDIVVTVLAARRQRAVRAADSLLTLIGPELSRDIREVAGFAARNRIPVREIAADSEEALALAAQCGLEKAQPGVLFGRERRIEPPTPRAVAEALGLDLTLGEADTFDVLIVGGGPAGVAAAVYAGAEGLRAIVLEDLAIGGQAGTSSRIENYMGFPTGISGGDLVGRGEVQAMKFGTRFSVPRRVGALTQCAEKKFHVTLDDGQAVSARSLIVATGVQYRRMPLEGLERLENAGVYYAATEVEARWCRDSDVAVIGGGNSAGQAAMFLARTTRHVHVLVRGEGLASSMSDYLLQRLETHPRITIHTCTEVTGLHGDTQLERITIRDRTSGQSWDLRTRALFVMVGAAPNTDWLSGLVDLDPRGFVLTGTEAGGRSQFETSLPGVFAVGDVRAGSVKRVASAVGEGSVVISSVWAHVNG comes from the coding sequence ATGGAAAGTTTTGCGGCCGATCTGGCCACAATGGTGCGCACGCCGCTGGAAGAAGACCACGTGAGGCTGATGCGCCGCGCGGGCAAAGTCGTGCCTTTCAAAGCCGGCGAGATGGTGCAGGAACCCGGGCAGGCGACCGATCTTTTTCATTATGTGCTGAGCGGTGAGATCGAAGCGCTTGACCCGCGCACAATGGAGCGGATGGGCAATGCCACACTGGGCCCCTCACAGTTTTTCGGGGATCTGCAGTTTCTGTCGGGCGGCGTGTCGCTGGCGGGCGCACGCGCGGTGACGGACAGCGAGGTGCTCTGTGTGCCCCGCGCGGCCATGCTGCAGCTGATGTCGGATGTGCCGGAGATCAGCGACATTGTGGTGACCGTGCTGGCCGCGCGGCGGCAGCGCGCCGTGCGGGCGGCGGACAGCCTGCTGACCCTGATCGGGCCGGAACTCAGCCGCGACATCCGCGAGGTGGCAGGTTTTGCCGCGCGCAACCGCATTCCGGTGCGTGAGATTGCCGCCGACAGCGAAGAGGCGCTGGCCCTGGCCGCGCAATGCGGTCTGGAAAAAGCGCAGCCCGGCGTGCTCTTTGGCCGCGAGCGCAGGATCGAGCCGCCGACCCCGCGCGCGGTGGCCGAAGCGCTGGGGCTTGATCTGACACTGGGGGAGGCGGACACCTTTGATGTGCTGATCGTGGGGGGTGGCCCGGCGGGGGTCGCGGCGGCGGTCTATGCCGGTGCCGAAGGGCTGCGCGCGATTGTTCTGGAGGATCTGGCCATTGGCGGACAGGCGGGTACCTCGAGCCGGATCGAGAATTATATGGGATTTCCGACCGGCATTTCGGGCGGCGATCTTGTCGGGCGCGGCGAGGTGCAGGCGATGAAGTTCGGCACTCGGTTTTCCGTGCCGCGCCGGGTGGGCGCGCTCACGCAGTGCGCGGAGAAAAAGTTTCACGTCACGCTCGATGACGGCCAGGCCGTTTCGGCCCGGTCGCTGATCGTGGCGACCGGCGTGCAGTACCGGCGCATGCCGCTTGAGGGGCTTGAGCGGCTGGAGAACGCCGGTGTGTATTATGCCGCCACCGAGGTTGAGGCGCGCTGGTGCCGGGACAGCGATGTGGCGGTGATCGGCGGCGGCAATTCGGCGGGGCAGGCGGCGATGTTTCTGGCGCGTACCACGCGGCATGTGCATGTGCTTGTGCGTGGCGAGGGGCTGGCCTCTTCGATGTCCGATTATCTTCTGCAGCGGCTGGAAACGCATCCGCGCATCACCATCCACACCTGTACCGAGGTCACCGGTCTGCACGGCGACACACAGCTTGAACGCATCACAATCCGCGACCGCACGTCCGGCCAGTCCTGGGATCTGCGCACCCGGGCGCTTTTCGTGATGGTCGGGGCGGCCCCGAACACCGACTGGCTCTCAGGGCTGGTCGATCTCGACCCGCGCGGCTTTGTGCTGACCGGCACCGAAGCCGGCGGGCGTTCGCAGTTTGAGACCTCTCTGCCGGGTGTCTTTGCGGTGGGCGACGTGCGCGCCGGCTCGGTAAAGCGTGTGGCCTCTGCGGTGGGCGAGGGGTCAGTGGTGATCTCTTCGGTCTGGGCGCATGTGAACGGATAA
- the ileS gene encoding isoleucine--tRNA ligase, producing the protein MCADTTETPEYKSTLNLPRTEFPMRAGLPKREPDWLARWEEIGIYDRLREKDGRTPFTLHDGPPYANGHLHIGHALNKTIKDMIVRSHQMMGFDARYIPGWDCHGLPIEWKIEEQYRQKGRDKDDVPINEFRAECRQFAAGWVDIQREEFKRLGVTGNWADPYLTMDFHAERVIAEEFMKFLMNGTLYQGSKPVMWSPVEKTALAEAEVEYHDKDSFTIWVKFKVAQQEYDPKSSDRAKDIDLLDAYVVIWTTTPWTMPSNKAVVYGEDISYGLYEITGRPEESWVTISDRYILADKRAADVMSRARLDETMYRRLRDVSSDELSRLSLNHPLAGADGAEGEWDDTRDFRAADFVTDDEGTGFVHCAPSHGMEEYELYRDLGMLQDVITYNVTDEGMFREGLPFFGGKYILNRKGKEGDANAAVIDKLVEVGGLMARGKIKHSYPHSWRSKAPVIYRNTPQWFAAIDKTVGDGQDEFGTTIRERALTEIDNVNWVPKSGRNRLHSMMEARPDWVLSRQRAWGVPLTCFTRKGLLPTDPDFLLRNEAVNQRIVEAFEAEGADAWYEEGAKERFLGGIVDPDDYEQVTDILDVWFDSGSTHAFTLRDRPDGTKDGIADVYMEGTDQHRGWFHSSLLQSVGTMGRAPYRNVVTHGFTLDEKGMKMSKSLGNTIVPEKIVQQYGADILRLWVAQTDYTLDQRIGPEILKGTADSYRRLRNTMRYMLGSLADFSEADRVTAEEMPELERWVLHRLAELDKTVRNGYAAYDFQGVWQAVFTFATVDLSAFYFDIRKDVLYCDGDTRERRAARTVLDLLFHRLTTWLAPVLVFTMEEVWLERFPGDESSVHLQDFPETPAGWQNADLARKWSGIRSARRVVTAALEIERTNKVIGASLEAAPVVYIADDALRSAVSDLPFQDICITSQITVSGDPAPEDAFRLPEVAGVAVAFARADGEKCARCWKVLPDVGTHAHPDVCGRCDAAVS; encoded by the coding sequence ATGTGCGCCGATACGACCGAAACACCTGAGTATAAATCCACCCTGAACCTGCCCCGCACGGAATTTCCGATGCGCGCGGGCCTGCCCAAACGCGAGCCCGACTGGCTGGCTCGCTGGGAAGAGATCGGAATCTACGACCGTCTGCGAGAAAAGGACGGTCGTACGCCCTTCACGCTGCACGACGGACCGCCCTATGCCAACGGGCATCTGCACATCGGGCATGCGCTGAACAAGACGATCAAGGATATGATCGTGCGCAGCCATCAGATGATGGGGTTTGACGCGCGGTATATCCCCGGCTGGGACTGTCACGGGCTGCCCATCGAGTGGAAGATCGAGGAGCAGTATCGCCAGAAAGGTCGCGACAAGGACGATGTCCCGATCAATGAGTTTCGGGCTGAATGCCGGCAGTTTGCCGCCGGCTGGGTCGACATCCAGCGCGAGGAATTCAAGCGTCTGGGCGTGACCGGCAACTGGGCGGATCCCTATCTTACGATGGATTTCCACGCCGAGCGGGTGATCGCCGAGGAGTTTATGAAGTTCCTGATGAACGGTACGCTCTATCAGGGCTCAAAGCCTGTGATGTGGTCGCCGGTGGAGAAAACCGCGCTGGCCGAAGCGGAAGTGGAGTATCACGACAAGGACAGCTTCACGATCTGGGTGAAGTTTAAGGTTGCACAACAAGAATACGATCCAAAATCGTCGGACAGGGCTAAGGATATCGACTTGCTCGACGCCTATGTTGTTATTTGGACAACTACGCCCTGGACGATGCCCTCGAACAAGGCGGTGGTGTATGGCGAAGACATCTCCTACGGGCTTTATGAGATCACCGGGCGCCCTGAGGAATCCTGGGTCACGATCAGCGATCGTTATATCCTTGCGGATAAACGTGCGGCCGATGTGATGTCGCGCGCGCGGCTGGACGAGACGATGTATCGCCGTCTGCGCGACGTATCATCAGATGAGCTTTCCAGACTTAGTCTCAACCATCCGCTGGCCGGAGCAGACGGCGCAGAGGGCGAGTGGGACGATACCCGGGATTTCCGCGCCGCCGATTTCGTCACGGATGACGAAGGCACCGGCTTCGTGCACTGCGCGCCCAGCCACGGGATGGAGGAATATGAGCTCTACCGTGATCTCGGCATGCTGCAGGATGTCATCACCTATAACGTGACCGACGAGGGCATGTTCCGTGAGGGGCTGCCGTTTTTCGGCGGCAAATACATCCTCAACCGCAAGGGCAAAGAGGGTGACGCCAATGCGGCCGTGATCGACAAGCTCGTTGAGGTCGGCGGCCTGATGGCGCGTGGCAAAATCAAACACAGCTATCCGCACTCCTGGCGCTCCAAAGCGCCGGTGATCTATCGCAACACGCCGCAGTGGTTTGCCGCGATCGACAAGACCGTGGGCGACGGACAGGACGAGTTTGGCACGACGATCCGTGAACGGGCGCTGACCGAGATCGACAATGTGAACTGGGTGCCGAAATCCGGGCGCAACCGGCTGCATTCGATGATGGAAGCGCGCCCTGACTGGGTGCTGTCGCGCCAGCGTGCCTGGGGTGTGCCGCTCACGTGTTTCACCCGGAAGGGTCTGCTGCCGACCGATCCAGATTTCCTGTTGCGCAACGAAGCGGTCAACCAGCGCATCGTTGAGGCATTTGAGGCCGAGGGTGCCGATGCCTGGTATGAAGAAGGCGCGAAAGAGCGGTTTCTTGGCGGTATCGTTGACCCGGATGACTATGAACAGGTGACGGATATCCTCGACGTGTGGTTCGATTCCGGATCGACACATGCCTTCACTCTGCGCGACCGCCCCGACGGAACCAAAGACGGGATCGCGGATGTCTATATGGAAGGCACCGACCAGCACCGCGGGTGGTTTCATTCCTCGTTGCTGCAGTCCGTGGGCACCATGGGTCGCGCGCCTTACCGCAATGTGGTGACGCACGGGTTCACGCTGGATGAAAAGGGCATGAAGATGTCCAAATCGCTCGGCAATACCATCGTGCCGGAAAAGATCGTGCAGCAGTATGGCGCGGATATCCTGCGGCTCTGGGTGGCGCAGACGGATTATACGCTCGATCAGCGGATCGGGCCGGAGATCCTAAAAGGCACCGCCGACAGCTATCGCCGTCTGCGCAACACCATGCGCTACATGCTGGGCTCGCTGGCGGATTTCAGCGAGGCGGACCGGGTCACGGCAGAGGAGATGCCGGAGCTGGAACGGTGGGTGCTGCATCGTCTGGCGGAGCTCGATAAGACGGTGCGGAACGGCTATGCCGCCTATGATTTCCAGGGCGTCTGGCAGGCGGTTTTTACCTTTGCCACGGTCGATCTCTCGGCGTTTTACTTCGATATCCGCAAGGATGTGCTCTATTGCGACGGCGACACCCGTGAACGGCGCGCGGCGCGAACTGTTCTTGATCTGCTCTTTCACCGGCTGACGACATGGCTCGCGCCTGTGCTGGTCTTTACCATGGAAGAGGTCTGGCTGGAGCGTTTCCCGGGCGATGAAAGCTCTGTGCACCTGCAGGATTTTCCGGAGACACCGGCAGGCTGGCAGAATGCGGATCTCGCGCGCAAATGGTCGGGTATCCGGTCTGCGCGGCGTGTGGTGACCGCAGCACTTGAGATCGAACGGACAAACAAGGTGATCGGCGCCTCGCTTGAAGCCGCACCGGTGGTTTACATCGCCGATGATGCTCTGCGCAGTGCAGTCAGCGATCTGCCGTTTCAGGACATCTGCATCACGTCACAGATCACGGTGAGCGGCGATCCCGCACCTGAAGATGCGTTCCGGCTGCCGGAGGTGGCGGGCGTTGCTGTGGCCTTTGCCCGGGCGGATGGCGAAAAATGTGCGCGCTGCTGGAAAGTACTGCCTGATGTGGGCACACATGCGCACCCGGACGTCTGCGGGCGCTGCGACGCCGCTGTGAGCTGA
- a CDS encoding GNAT family N-acetyltransferase, with amino-acid sequence MTDITITPARSLDAGAVGHILSMTNDQMPWLPRVHTAAEEIRYAGDMIEAGWVRVAKADGRVVGFIARWEQDVHALYVLPDAQDKGVGTALIEDAKNDSETLALWSYEANAGATRFYGLRGFIQTDQTDGSGNDAGLPDIRFEWTRSKS; translated from the coding sequence ATGACGGATATCACGATCACTCCGGCCCGGAGCCTCGATGCGGGCGCTGTCGGGCACATCCTGTCGATGACCAACGACCAGATGCCCTGGCTGCCGCGGGTGCATACGGCCGCTGAAGAGATCCGCTATGCCGGCGATATGATCGAAGCAGGCTGGGTGCGGGTGGCAAAGGCAGACGGGCGCGTTGTCGGTTTCATTGCGCGCTGGGAGCAGGACGTGCATGCGCTTTATGTGCTGCCGGATGCTCAGGACAAGGGCGTCGGCACGGCGCTCATCGAGGACGCAAAAAACGACAGTGAGACGCTGGCACTCTGGAGCTATGAGGCCAACGCAGGTGCGACCCGGTTTTACGGGCTGCGCGGGTTTATCCAGACGGATCAGACCGATGGCAGCGGCAATGACGCGGGCCTGCCCGACATCCGCTTTGAGTGGACCCGGAGCAAAAGCTGA
- a CDS encoding membrane dipeptidase — MRAPLIDNLQYADFSPEIFAQMREGGVDAVHVTIAYHESFREMVLNLEKWNRWFEAHPDLIFRGTHAGCVTRAQETGRTAIFFGFQNPSPIGDDIGLVEICHQLGIRFMQLTYNNQSLLATGCYEDEDTGLTRMGRQVVREMNRVGMVVDMSHSAERSTLEAIEHSTRPVAITHANPHAWHAALRNKSDRVLRALTEAGGMLGFSVYPHHLAGGTDCTLESFCGMIADTAGRYGSEYLGIGTDLCQNQPDSVVEWMRVGRWSKVIDYGEGTAANAGFPPMPHWFRDNRDFGNIRAGLLAAGLSETDTDGIMGGNWHRFYDAGFGPA, encoded by the coding sequence ATGCGAGCGCCTTTGATCGATAATCTGCAGTATGCTGACTTCTCTCCGGAAATCTTTGCGCAGATGCGCGAGGGCGGTGTGGATGCAGTCCATGTGACCATTGCCTATCACGAGAGCTTTCGCGAGATGGTCCTGAACCTCGAGAAATGGAACCGCTGGTTTGAGGCCCATCCCGACCTGATATTCAGGGGTACGCATGCCGGCTGCGTCACGCGGGCACAGGAGACCGGGCGGACTGCGATTTTCTTCGGGTTTCAGAATCCGTCGCCCATCGGCGATGACATCGGTCTGGTAGAGATCTGCCACCAGCTCGGCATCCGGTTTATGCAGCTGACTTATAACAATCAGTCGCTGCTGGCCACGGGCTGCTATGAAGATGAGGACACCGGGCTGACGCGCATGGGCCGACAGGTGGTGCGCGAAATGAACCGCGTTGGCATGGTGGTGGATATGTCGCATTCCGCTGAGCGCTCGACGCTGGAAGCGATTGAACATTCGACGCGCCCCGTTGCGATCACCCATGCGAACCCGCACGCCTGGCATGCCGCTCTGCGCAACAAATCAGACAGGGTGCTGCGGGCGCTGACAGAGGCGGGCGGGATGCTGGGGTTTTCGGTCTATCCGCATCACCTCGCGGGCGGGACAGACTGCACGCTTGAGAGCTTTTGCGGGATGATCGCGGATACTGCCGGACGCTATGGTTCAGAGTATCTCGGCATCGGGACCGATCTGTGCCAGAACCAGCCGGACAGTGTCGTGGAGTGGATGCGGGTCGGACGCTGGTCCAAAGTGATTGATTACGGCGAGGGCACAGCGGCAAATGCGGGCTTTCCGCCAATGCCGCACTGGTTCCGCGACAACCGTGATTTCGGCAACATCCGTGCGGGGCTTCTTGCCGCCGGCCTGTCGGAGACCGACACGGACGGGATCATGGGCGGCAACTGGCACCGCTTTTATGACGCGGGCTTCGGGCCGGCATGA
- a CDS encoding YcjF family protein, whose protein sequence is MARGPVLIDLDEEAPATSVAEAPPVPDPGLPAPSGQAMQAAARVAARRPSRLGRWFWGLAGALISALAGLAAWELVTGLLERNPVLGWGLGGLMAAFLFVLVLVALREAAAIGRLGRIDDLRQAAETARTENDLKAARMVSARLVTLYKGREETRWGRDRLATLGPDQMDAGAMLALTEAELLAPLDRLARREVEAAARQVATVTALVPLALADVAAALTANLRMIRRIAEVYGGRSGTLGSWRLARAVMSHLVATGAVAVGDDMLEPVLGGSILGKLSRRFGEGLVNGALTARVGVAAMEVCRPLPFSTGKRPKVRNIIRDSLGGLFGASQS, encoded by the coding sequence ATGGCCAGAGGGCCGGTTCTTATCGATCTTGACGAGGAGGCGCCGGCGACATCGGTGGCTGAAGCCCCCCCTGTGCCTGATCCCGGTCTGCCGGCACCGTCCGGGCAGGCGATGCAGGCGGCAGCGCGCGTGGCCGCGCGCCGGCCCTCGCGGCTCGGGCGCTGGTTCTGGGGGTTGGCGGGCGCACTGATCTCCGCATTGGCGGGCCTTGCAGCCTGGGAACTGGTAACCGGACTTCTGGAGCGCAACCCGGTGCTGGGCTGGGGGCTTGGCGGCCTGATGGCGGCGTTTCTCTTCGTTCTGGTGCTGGTTGCGCTGCGCGAAGCGGCGGCAATCGGACGACTGGGGCGCATCGATGATCTGCGCCAGGCGGCTGAGACGGCGCGTACGGAGAATGATCTTAAGGCCGCCCGCATGGTCAGCGCGCGCCTGGTGACGCTTTATAAAGGGCGCGAAGAGACGCGCTGGGGCCGCGACCGGCTGGCAACGCTGGGCCCTGATCAGATGGATGCGGGCGCGATGCTGGCCCTGACGGAGGCCGAGCTTCTGGCCCCGCTTGACCGGCTTGCGCGCCGCGAGGTTGAGGCCGCCGCACGTCAGGTGGCGACCGTTACGGCCCTGGTGCCGCTGGCACTGGCGGATGTTGCAGCAGCACTCACCGCAAACCTGCGCATGATCCGGCGCATTGCAGAGGTTTACGGCGGTCGTTCCGGTACGCTTGGGAGCTGGCGGCTGGCGCGGGCGGTGATGTCGCATCTGGTGGCCACGGGCGCAGTTGCGGTGGGCGATGATATGCTGGAGCCGGTGCTGGGCGGGTCGATCCTCGGCAAGCTTTCGCGCCGCTTCGGCGAGGGGCTCGTGAACGGCGCGCTGACCGCACGCGTGGGCGTGGCGGCGATGGAAGTATGCCGGCCGCTGCCCTTCAGCACTGGAAAACGCCCGAAAGTGCGCAATATCATCAGAGACAGTCTTGGCGGGCTTTTCGGCGCGTCACAAAGCTGA
- the truA gene encoding tRNA pseudouridine(38-40) synthase TruA: MPRYALKIEYHGAPFAGWQRQKEQTTVQGAIEAALSRIEPGDHSIAAAGRTDAGVHALGQVAHCDMARDWEPFRLSEAVNYHLKPAPVAIVACARVAEDWHARFSALERQYFFRILSRRAPATHLEGLVWQVRQQLDVAAMQEAADHLTGRHDFTTFRSTICQADSPVKTLDRLDVTAHQTDYGTEVHFDVRARSFLHNQVRSFVGSLERVGTGSWTPDDMAAALAARDRAACGPVCPPQGLYLRHVAYDENPFA, from the coding sequence ATGCCCCGCTATGCCCTGAAAATTGAATACCACGGCGCGCCTTTTGCCGGCTGGCAGCGCCAGAAAGAACAGACCACCGTTCAGGGGGCGATCGAGGCCGCCCTGTCGCGTATCGAACCAGGCGATCACAGCATCGCAGCCGCCGGGCGCACCGACGCCGGTGTGCATGCTCTGGGTCAGGTGGCCCATTGCGACATGGCGCGGGACTGGGAACCTTTCCGGTTGTCTGAGGCGGTGAACTATCACCTGAAACCCGCGCCAGTGGCGATCGTCGCCTGCGCCCGGGTGGCGGAGGACTGGCACGCGCGTTTCTCCGCACTTGAGCGGCAGTATTTCTTCCGCATCCTGAGCCGTCGTGCGCCCGCCACCCATCTTGAAGGGCTCGTCTGGCAGGTCCGCCAGCAGCTCGATGTCGCGGCAATGCAGGAGGCCGCGGACCACCTGACCGGCAGGCATGATTTTACCACTTTCCGGTCGACGATCTGCCAGGCCGACAGCCCGGTCAAAACGCTCGACCGTCTGGATGTGACCGCGCACCAGACAGACTACGGCACGGAAGTGCACTTTGACGTGCGCGCACGGTCTTTTCTGCACAATCAGGTGCGCAGCTTTGTGGGCAGTCTGGAACGGGTCGGCACCGGCTCATGGACGCCGGACGATATGGCAGCCGCACTCGCAGCACGTGATCGCGCGGCCTGTGGTCCGGTCTGTCCGCCGCAGGGGCTCTATCTGCGCCATGTGGCCTATGACGAGAACCCTTTCGCCTGA